The Vicia villosa cultivar HV-30 ecotype Madison, WI unplaced genomic scaffold, Vvil1.0 ctg.000691F_1_1, whole genome shotgun sequence genome includes a region encoding these proteins:
- the LOC131630525 gene encoding pyridoxine/pyridoxamine 5'-phosphate oxidase 2, translating to MGSIIAWKQLLLNALESNTHLKHSSYMQLATIGTNGKPSNRTVVFRGFQDSTDNILINTDTRTRKIEELKICSSAEICWYFTDSWEQFRINGRVDVIDGTNPDPLKLQQREKSWFAGSVRSRAQYLWPNPGLPCLNEQAQTEILLDPSIGPVDAFCLLILEPDEVDYLNLKSNQRLTFRSSLSAEAKKNWSVERVNP from the exons ATGGGGAGCATCATAGCATGGAAGCAGCTTCTTCTCAATGCTCTAGAATCCAACACTCATCTCAAACACTCTTCTTACATGCAACTC GCAACCATAGGAACCAACGGAAAACCTTCGAACCGCACTGTCGTTTTCAG AGGTTTCCAAGACAGCACCGACAACATCCTTATTAACACCGACACCCGAACTCGCAAG ATTGAGGAGCTGAAGATTTGTTCTTCTGCTGAG ATATGTTGGTATTTCACGGATTCGTGGGAGCAGTTTCGGATAAATGGGCGTGTAGATGTTATCGACGGGACGAATCCTGATCCGCTTAAACTTCAG CAAAGAGAGAAATCCTGGTTTGCGGGTTCTGTGAGATCAAGGGCGCAATATTTGTGGCCTAACCCGGGGCTTCCGTGTCTAAATGAACAAGCACAAACTGAAATATTGTTGGATCCTTCTATAGGTCCGGTTGATGCTTTTTGTCTTCTGATTCTAGAACCAGATGAG GTTGATTACTTGAATCTAAAGAGTAACCAGAGGCTAACATTCAGATCAAGTTTGAGTGCGGAAGCAAAGAAAAATTGGAGTGTCGAGAGGGTCAACCCGTGA